From the Bacteroidia bacterium genome, one window contains:
- a CDS encoding dual specificity protein phosphatase family protein, translated as MNYRDQQPSPPRPFPRSYWVKAGSLLAGYYPGSTDPGEEASKLQRLLECGVSRIINLVERYEITLAGVAVVDYTDALMEQAFATDRDVCICRFPVQDMSVPDHKTMREILDTIDMAIAEGELVYVHCLGGLGRTGTVIGCWLARHAYATGEEVLATIESLRRDDAKRFSASPQTWEQCEFVKRWIPGE; from the coding sequence ATGAATTACAGGGATCAACAGCCGTCACCACCTCGCCCTTTCCCTCGATCCTACTGGGTGAAAGCGGGATCTCTGCTTGCAGGATATTATCCGGGTTCGACTGATCCCGGGGAAGAAGCTTCGAAGCTTCAGCGGCTTCTCGAATGCGGCGTATCCAGAATCATCAATCTTGTGGAGAGATACGAGATAACCCTCGCCGGAGTGGCCGTGGTCGACTACACGGACGCATTGATGGAGCAGGCTTTCGCTACAGACCGGGACGTTTGCATCTGCCGCTTTCCTGTGCAGGATATGTCCGTGCCCGATCACAAGACTATGAGGGAAATTCTCGATACCATAGACATGGCAATCGCGGAAGGGGAACTGGTGTATGTTCATTGCCTGGGTGGTCTCGGTCGCACAGGTACCGTAATCGGTTGCTGGCTCGCCAGACACGCGTACGCGACGGGCGAAGAGGTTTTGGCCACAATCGAGAGTTTGCGCCGAGATGACGCGAAGCGTTTCAGCGCATCCCCGCAAACCTGGGAGCAATGCGAATTCGTCAAGCGCTGGATCCCCGGGGAATGA
- a CDS encoding PD-(D/E)XK nuclease family protein, producing MMSATIAHWSDLASIAENGGTIITVSARLAHALSEQYIRWKQECGAKAWETPDIIPLNSWVRRGALTAVPGTGPASQETMLPLTEGIETAVWEEAIGEVTHEDAPVHVPALAAILRHAFSVEQQWQLTPWIHADSTEDTRLYIAVRDAVVARCRAFGTAPASTQWRSILHVLKEGALALPANVVFAGFERTPTAALRQIQELLEARGTVLWRWNPRGTGSSPHYMRYATGEEEILAAASWARSLLEQGEEDIAVVFPRLQDVRGVVQRLFAEVLSCSAGKEDAEGALPSFELSLGSTLAEEPLVHAALLLIDALTSTVRAEEMSRILLSPFVMGDASQRNARALLDRELRRALLSEEEWSSFTERLGRAYQSESGDALLDALLSHAIPNEKRLPSAWADFMAEMLRTFGWPGERSLTSREYQAQLRFHEQLASLAGFDALYGPVSVQAAAAQLRRLIHSMIFQPQSHRAPVQIMGVFEALGQRFRHLRICDMTEESWPPAARPAACIPLSVQKRAGVADASVDIHARDMEAVTRALFHASENVIVTHAMAADDRELLPSPLLGAVEDCDADVPELRLARRVHRLSDRNTEHVTDEQAPPLSVPAAIAGGSRVFTDQARCPFRAFAAHRLGIRTLEIPEHGVRALDRGILIHDVLGAIWKSLGDQRALLSADLPSVIRDAVASVFRRTGIVKHGRLADAMVHAEMECVTRLAEEMLRVDAARELFTDVGVEQPCEADIAGLRISLRTDRVDRLEDGTYAIIDYKTSKKSHAEWLSRRPLEPQLPLYAITLGEKVSALAFGTVRRSECGYTGIAADPSRFSSLKTPESLAEKEEIPTEWSTLLASWGEILESLARAFRDGDARVDPRDGSDTCAQCDFHALCRVDEFSRQNPIQEGTVDE from the coding sequence ATGATGTCTGCAACCATAGCGCATTGGTCCGATCTTGCCAGCATCGCGGAAAACGGCGGTACGATCATTACCGTGTCGGCCCGACTCGCACACGCGTTAAGCGAACAATACATCCGCTGGAAACAAGAGTGCGGCGCGAAGGCCTGGGAAACCCCGGACATCATCCCGCTCAATTCCTGGGTGCGTCGTGGAGCGCTCACCGCAGTGCCAGGCACCGGCCCTGCGTCGCAGGAGACGATGCTCCCCCTGACGGAGGGTATCGAGACCGCCGTATGGGAGGAAGCTATCGGGGAAGTGACCCATGAAGACGCGCCCGTCCATGTGCCCGCGCTTGCGGCTATTCTGCGACATGCGTTTTCCGTCGAACAGCAATGGCAACTCACGCCATGGATACATGCGGACAGTACCGAGGATACACGTCTCTATATCGCGGTCCGCGATGCGGTGGTGGCACGCTGCCGGGCCTTCGGCACCGCTCCTGCCTCCACGCAATGGAGGAGTATTCTGCATGTGCTGAAGGAAGGAGCGTTGGCGTTGCCGGCGAATGTGGTCTTTGCCGGATTCGAACGCACTCCGACGGCTGCCCTGCGACAGATCCAGGAACTGCTCGAAGCGCGAGGTACAGTTCTGTGGCGCTGGAATCCGCGGGGCACCGGCTCGTCGCCGCACTACATGCGCTATGCGACGGGTGAGGAAGAAATCCTCGCGGCGGCCTCGTGGGCGCGATCGCTGCTCGAACAGGGAGAAGAGGATATAGCTGTCGTATTTCCTCGACTGCAGGATGTGCGCGGCGTGGTGCAGCGTCTCTTTGCGGAAGTCCTCTCCTGCTCGGCCGGGAAGGAAGACGCTGAAGGAGCGCTGCCGTCGTTCGAGTTATCGTTGGGATCGACGCTGGCAGAGGAACCCCTCGTCCATGCGGCGCTTCTGCTCATCGATGCTCTCACATCCACGGTGCGGGCAGAGGAAATGAGCCGCATCCTGCTGTCGCCGTTCGTAATGGGAGATGCGTCACAGCGGAACGCACGCGCGCTGCTGGACCGGGAACTTCGCCGTGCGCTCCTGTCCGAAGAAGAATGGTCGTCCTTCACGGAACGTCTAGGTCGGGCGTACCAGTCGGAGAGCGGCGATGCTCTTCTGGACGCGCTGCTCTCGCATGCAATCCCGAATGAGAAACGTCTTCCTTCCGCCTGGGCGGATTTCATGGCGGAGATGTTACGGACCTTCGGCTGGCCGGGCGAGCGGTCACTCACAAGCAGAGAATATCAGGCACAACTCCGCTTCCACGAACAACTCGCTTCTCTCGCGGGCTTCGACGCGCTGTATGGACCGGTGTCCGTGCAGGCCGCGGCCGCACAGCTCCGCAGATTGATTCACTCTATGATCTTCCAACCGCAGTCACACCGGGCGCCGGTGCAAATCATGGGTGTGTTCGAAGCACTGGGGCAGCGATTCCGGCATTTGCGTATCTGCGATATGACAGAGGAATCCTGGCCGCCGGCCGCGAGACCCGCTGCCTGTATTCCACTATCCGTACAGAAACGGGCGGGAGTCGCCGATGCTTCCGTCGATATCCACGCCCGTGATATGGAAGCAGTGACGCGTGCCCTGTTCCATGCCTCGGAGAACGTGATTGTGACGCATGCCATGGCAGCGGATGATCGCGAGTTGCTTCCCTCTCCCTTGCTTGGCGCGGTGGAGGACTGTGACGCGGATGTTCCGGAGCTGCGGCTCGCCAGACGCGTACACCGGTTGTCTGACAGGAATACCGAGCATGTCACGGATGAACAAGCGCCGCCGCTGTCTGTACCGGCTGCGATTGCCGGGGGCTCCCGCGTGTTCACCGATCAGGCGCGCTGTCCGTTCAGAGCTTTTGCCGCGCATCGGCTCGGGATTCGCACCCTTGAAATCCCTGAGCATGGCGTGCGGGCCCTGGATCGCGGGATCCTCATTCATGACGTGCTCGGCGCCATCTGGAAATCTCTCGGTGATCAGCGCGCGCTGCTTTCTGCCGATCTCCCGTCGGTAATCCGCGACGCCGTGGCGTCGGTGTTCCGTCGCACCGGCATCGTGAAGCATGGACGGCTAGCGGACGCTATGGTTCATGCGGAGATGGAATGTGTGACGCGGCTCGCCGAGGAAATGCTGCGCGTGGATGCCGCGCGCGAGCTGTTCACCGACGTCGGTGTCGAGCAACCCTGTGAAGCGGACATCGCGGGATTGAGGATCTCGCTGCGGACGGACCGCGTCGATCGTCTGGAGGACGGCACGTATGCGATCATTGATTACAAGACTTCAAAGAAATCCCATGCCGAATGGCTGAGCCGGCGTCCCCTCGAACCGCAACTTCCCCTGTATGCGATCACCCTCGGGGAAAAGGTATCCGCCTTGGCATTCGGCACGGTACGACGGTCGGAATGTGGCTACACGGGCATCGCGGCGGATCCATCCCGCTTTTCGTCTCTGAAAACACCGGAATCACTTGCCGAAAAGGAAGAGATCCCGACGGAATGGTCCACGTTGCTGGCATCGTGGGGTGAGATTCTCGAGTCCTTGGCGCGAGCCTTTCGTGACGGAGATGCGCGTGTTGATCCGCGTGATGGATCGGATACCTGCGCACAATGCGATTTTCACGCGTTATGCAGGGTAGACGAGTTCTCCCGTCAGAATCCCATCCAGGAGGGTACGGTTGATGAGTGA
- a CDS encoding UvrD-helicase domain-containing protein, with translation MSETELLNLDTEARRAVLDVARSFIVQAPAGAGKTELLVQRYLALLAAVDAPEEIVAITFTRKAAAEMRVRVLGALASVHHDPESVPPHRRVTRTLADAALKRDAVFGWNLERHPARMRIMTIDALNGWLARQLPWRSGLGGQMSVGDHPEDLHLEAARRVLNEEHRDPRFREQLERLLVHLDNRYSDIETRIASLLGVREQWRKVLGDGGAVARETLEAGLRRIVEEHLAALVSVMPAQCQQLPRFAAHAASTLAGAGGIADTHPVLALKDMQLLPDADIRNLERWQALAWLLLTDANTLRSPKGITKNHGFLPGEPVKKEFQDFLEVLGGEDAFLRLLAATRTLPDVCYSDAQWGMLETIIGILLHADDSLHRLFAARGTVDHTEVAAAALNALGDDLHPSDLAMMLEYRIGHILIDEFQDTSAGQFALLERLTEAWTPDDGHSLFLVGDPMQSIYRFREAEVGLFLRTWKEGRIGSVPLQRSRLTKNFRSAPGIVHWVNEVFSRLLPPEDDAENGAVSYASSIPGGMSDPEGPQPGEVVSFFPFYDDDRREEAAFIARTAIEYRKRSTAAPGGDPAVAILVRARAHLAPIAAALREAGQRFRAVEIEALAQTPMVRDLQALTFALLHPADDLSAYAVLRAPWCGASLTALTRIANARVSTTVFDAVHSCLAQGEFDGTDAIALTRCMDVVQKATQRVGRLPLRSLVESCWMELGGPACADEEAIETAEAFFSILESCDEGGGLTDYREMHKRLDQLYAPPDPLADADLQLMTLHKAKGLQFDTVLMPRLDATSRPAQNELILWQHGTRAGAADFLLAPVAERGEGQDPTYTWIRNSNKQRDEHERLRLLYVGTTRAKQRLVLTANLKSKEKNGERVLSAPRAGSFLSDLWPVLERQCREGFDVALASRRNTTALSTGTQPRTPQLLMRFAATWTPPPWPPAVQLPRQERAAAVAEELRSSPFRAGEQARAAGIIVHGLLALLAEHGTAFWNESGTDQRHRIITRQLGDVQLPGGTQESIATAELAIHNTLADERGQWILRRWPGGKQEWRLSAVLDGIVRNVIIDRSFVDDDGTRWIIDYKTALHEGAGRDEFLHRQVEAYTPQLRRYAEIVSALEHRPQRLGLYFPLMSEWREIV, from the coding sequence ATGAGTGAAACCGAACTTCTCAATCTCGATACGGAAGCGCGACGTGCGGTGCTGGATGTGGCTCGTTCCTTCATCGTACAGGCTCCGGCCGGCGCCGGGAAAACAGAACTGCTCGTGCAACGCTACCTGGCCCTGCTTGCGGCCGTGGACGCCCCGGAAGAAATCGTGGCCATCACGTTTACGCGCAAAGCCGCCGCCGAAATGCGCGTTCGCGTTCTGGGCGCACTCGCTTCCGTCCATCACGATCCGGAGTCTGTCCCACCGCATCGCCGCGTCACACGAACATTGGCAGACGCCGCTCTGAAAAGGGATGCCGTATTCGGCTGGAATCTCGAACGACACCCGGCCCGCATGCGCATCATGACCATTGACGCGCTCAATGGGTGGCTGGCGCGTCAGTTGCCCTGGCGATCCGGATTGGGCGGTCAGATGTCCGTCGGTGATCATCCGGAGGATCTGCATCTCGAGGCGGCGCGACGGGTACTCAACGAGGAGCATCGCGACCCGCGCTTCCGCGAACAGCTCGAGCGTCTGCTGGTGCACCTTGACAACCGCTACTCCGATATCGAGACCCGGATCGCGTCGCTGCTCGGAGTGCGGGAGCAGTGGCGTAAAGTTCTGGGCGACGGCGGCGCGGTTGCGCGTGAAACCCTGGAGGCGGGCTTGCGGCGCATCGTGGAAGAACACCTCGCCGCCCTCGTCTCCGTTATGCCGGCGCAGTGCCAACAGCTTCCGCGCTTTGCCGCGCACGCTGCGTCCACACTTGCGGGAGCCGGCGGCATCGCCGATACACATCCCGTTCTGGCTCTGAAGGACATGCAGCTGTTACCGGATGCGGATATCCGGAACCTTGAGCGGTGGCAGGCGCTGGCCTGGCTCCTGCTTACGGATGCGAATACACTCCGGAGTCCGAAAGGAATTACGAAGAATCACGGCTTCCTCCCGGGTGAGCCCGTGAAGAAGGAGTTTCAGGACTTTCTTGAAGTGCTCGGAGGCGAAGATGCCTTCTTGCGACTTCTCGCCGCGACGCGCACATTGCCGGACGTGTGCTACAGCGATGCGCAATGGGGCATGCTGGAAACCATCATAGGCATTCTGCTGCACGCGGACGATTCACTGCATCGTCTCTTTGCCGCCCGGGGAACCGTGGATCACACCGAGGTGGCCGCAGCGGCTCTGAACGCTCTGGGTGATGACCTGCATCCTTCCGACCTGGCCATGATGTTGGAATACCGCATCGGCCATATTCTCATTGACGAATTCCAGGATACCTCGGCGGGACAGTTTGCGCTCCTGGAGCGTCTGACGGAAGCATGGACGCCCGACGATGGGCATTCGCTTTTCCTTGTCGGTGATCCCATGCAATCCATCTACCGTTTCCGTGAAGCGGAAGTCGGTCTTTTCCTCCGTACCTGGAAAGAGGGACGCATCGGCAGTGTCCCGTTGCAGCGATCGCGTCTTACAAAAAATTTCCGCTCCGCGCCCGGTATCGTGCACTGGGTCAACGAGGTGTTCTCCCGCCTCCTCCCGCCCGAAGACGACGCGGAGAACGGCGCGGTGTCCTACGCATCGTCCATTCCAGGAGGGATGTCCGATCCGGAAGGACCGCAGCCGGGCGAGGTCGTCAGCTTTTTTCCATTTTATGATGACGACAGACGCGAGGAAGCGGCCTTCATTGCACGGACTGCTATCGAATACCGGAAGCGCTCTACTGCCGCACCGGGTGGCGATCCGGCTGTGGCCATACTCGTCCGTGCACGCGCGCATCTCGCACCCATCGCGGCCGCTTTGCGCGAAGCGGGACAGCGTTTCCGAGCCGTCGAAATAGAGGCGCTCGCACAAACGCCCATGGTGCGCGATCTTCAGGCGCTGACCTTCGCACTTCTGCATCCCGCCGATGATCTCTCCGCGTATGCCGTACTTCGCGCTCCCTGGTGCGGGGCCTCGCTCACCGCGCTCACCCGCATTGCGAACGCCCGGGTGAGTACGACCGTATTCGATGCGGTCCACTCCTGCCTTGCGCAAGGGGAATTCGACGGGACGGATGCGATCGCGCTTACCCGTTGTATGGACGTAGTGCAGAAAGCGACGCAGCGTGTCGGACGCCTTCCTCTGCGCAGTCTGGTGGAATCGTGCTGGATGGAACTGGGTGGGCCCGCCTGCGCGGACGAGGAAGCGATCGAGACAGCGGAGGCCTTTTTTTCAATACTTGAAAGTTGCGACGAAGGTGGCGGACTCACGGATTATCGGGAAATGCACAAGCGCCTCGATCAGCTCTACGCGCCGCCCGATCCGTTGGCCGACGCCGATCTGCAGTTGATGACGCTGCACAAGGCCAAAGGCCTGCAATTCGATACGGTACTGATGCCCCGACTGGATGCGACGTCCCGACCGGCGCAAAACGAACTCATCCTCTGGCAGCATGGCACGCGCGCGGGTGCGGCGGATTTCCTCCTCGCGCCCGTCGCGGAGCGGGGCGAAGGGCAGGACCCGACTTATACCTGGATCAGGAATTCGAACAAACAGCGGGACGAGCACGAAAGGCTGCGCCTGCTGTACGTTGGCACGACACGGGCGAAGCAGCGGCTCGTACTGACCGCGAATCTCAAGTCCAAAGAAAAGAATGGAGAAAGGGTACTCTCCGCGCCCAGAGCAGGCTCATTTCTTTCTGACCTCTGGCCCGTGCTCGAAAGACAATGCCGCGAGGGTTTCGACGTGGCGCTGGCCTCGCGGCGCAACACTACGGCGTTGAGCACGGGAACGCAACCGCGTACACCGCAGTTGCTCATGCGCTTCGCCGCCACGTGGACTCCGCCGCCATGGCCTCCCGCCGTACAGCTTCCGCGTCAGGAACGGGCGGCGGCAGTCGCGGAGGAATTACGCTCCTCGCCATTCCGCGCAGGCGAGCAGGCACGTGCTGCCGGCATCATCGTCCACGGGTTGCTCGCTCTGCTGGCTGAGCATGGGACGGCATTCTGGAACGAATCCGGCACAGACCAGCGGCACCGCATCATCACCCGTCAGTTGGGTGATGTACAGCTTCCCGGCGGAACGCAGGAGAGCATCGCCACGGCCGAGCTGGCGATACACAACACCCTTGCGGATGAACGCGGACAGTGGATACTGCGGCGATGGCCGGGAGGGAAGCAGGAATGGCGATTGAGCGCGGTCCTCGACGGGATTGTGCGCAATGTGATTATCGACAGAAGCTTTGTGGACGATGACGGAACGCGCTGGATTATCGACTATAAAACTGCTCTGCACGAAGGTGCCGGGCGCGATGAATTTTTGCATCGGCAAGTCGAAGCGTACACACCACAACTTCGCCGTTATGCCGAGATTGTCTCCGCGCTGGAGCATCGGCCACAGCGCCTCGGTCTGTACTTTCCTCTGATGTCGGAATGGCGGGAAATTGTGTAA
- a CDS encoding energy transducer TonB, which produces MTVNSVDAKSWGISIGLHAILLLIMIFWAVFTDIRKLPLTLEITLVEPEPAAAVTREFESVARVQPRQQTAVSSTPRRSQTSSVAQPAARQAPSRQTVAREAGADRSAPSTTVPPRDLRGGANPVEFSDFGGGKQERSSGNVTGDVTRRESREQGLSTSSQSSDNVTGAGSGTERSITADPGTLSATPRSSANIQWDGGLSRNRIAGILPAFPPGSTRDATVSVRFRVRPDGTMYGMTVIQKGEAAYERAALDAMRTWKFNVLPSSAQQADQVGTATFTFKLR; this is translated from the coding sequence ATGACGGTGAACAGCGTTGATGCGAAAAGCTGGGGTATTTCCATTGGTCTGCACGCGATACTGCTGTTGATCATGATTTTCTGGGCAGTGTTTACCGACATACGCAAACTGCCGCTGACACTGGAAATCACCCTTGTCGAGCCGGAGCCGGCAGCTGCTGTCACGCGCGAGTTCGAGTCTGTAGCGCGCGTGCAGCCCCGCCAGCAGACCGCGGTCAGTTCCACGCCCCGCCGTTCACAGACATCAAGCGTCGCGCAACCGGCGGCGCGTCAGGCGCCGTCGCGGCAGACCGTCGCCCGCGAAGCCGGTGCCGACCGCAGCGCGCCGTCCACCACCGTTCCGCCGCGCGATCTCCGCGGTGGTGCGAATCCTGTAGAATTCTCTGATTTCGGAGGCGGCAAACAGGAACGTTCGAGCGGGAATGTGACCGGAGATGTCACGCGGCGCGAATCCCGTGAGCAGGGACTTTCCACTTCATCGCAGAGCTCTGACAACGTCACCGGAGCCGGCAGCGGCACCGAGCGCTCCATCACTGCCGATCCCGGTACACTCAGCGCCACGCCACGCTCCAGCGCCAACATTCAGTGGGATGGCGGCCTGTCACGCAATCGCATCGCGGGTATTTTGCCGGCCTTCCCGCCGGGCTCGACGCGCGACGCCACCGTATCCGTGCGCTTCCGCGTGCGTCCCGACGGCACTATGTACGGCATGACCGTTATACAGAAAGGCGAGGCGGCGTACGAGCGCGCCGCTCTGGACGCCATGCGCACATGGAAATTCAACGTCCTCCCCTCCTCCGCGCAGCAGGCGGATCAGGTGGGCACGGCGACGTTTACGTTCAAACTGCGCTGA
- a CDS encoding biopolymer transporter ExbD, with translation MKIELSTANKPLSVFSYSSLTDIVLLLLIFFLLTSSFIITEGIKVTLPQARNTTASEQQQVVVTLLNDGRMFLNNEEVARDAFSEALRAAITDPEQQVIVLSSDRDVPLERAVFVMDEAKGAGATRFFVSTKLQDGNDGEQR, from the coding sequence ATGAAGATCGAACTGTCCACCGCGAATAAGCCCTTGTCGGTGTTCAGCTACTCCTCGCTGACCGACATCGTGCTGCTTCTGCTGATCTTTTTTCTCCTGACCTCCTCGTTCATCATCACCGAAGGAATCAAGGTGACGCTGCCGCAGGCGCGCAACACCACGGCTTCGGAACAGCAGCAAGTAGTCGTGACCTTGCTCAATGACGGTCGCATGTTTCTGAACAACGAGGAAGTAGCGCGTGATGCTTTCAGCGAAGCCCTTCGTGCCGCCATTACCGATCCCGAGCAGCAGGTGATCGTGTTGTCCAGCGACCGCGATGTTCCCCTCGAGCGGGCGGTCTTTGTCATGGACGAGGCCAAGGGAGCCGGAGCGACGAGATTCTTTGTCTCCACCAAACTACAGGACGGCAATGACGGTGAACAGCGTTGA
- a CDS encoding MotA/TolQ/ExbB proton channel family protein has translation MTVFDLFLKGGIIMWFILAASLIATYLIVQKLITLSKVKGDGGKFILQIRSVLSKGDVSAALSLCSQASTPLSMILRAGLLKMKGSHQDVKDAVESAARMEVYKLERGLGLLASIAGIAPLLGFLGTVTGMISAFRVIEVNEGVVNPQILASGIWEALLTTAFGLIIGIPAYFMYNYLLNRVTRFVFETENSCNDFLDIAQGEQRKAQIAAKRAQMAREAQTQGQAR, from the coding sequence ATGACAGTGTTCGATCTTTTCCTCAAAGGCGGAATCATCATGTGGTTCATTCTTGCCGCCTCACTCATTGCAACGTATCTGATCGTGCAGAAGCTCATCACCCTGTCCAAGGTGAAGGGCGATGGCGGCAAGTTCATTCTCCAGATCCGCTCCGTTCTGAGTAAAGGCGATGTCTCCGCCGCGCTTTCCTTATGCTCGCAGGCCAGCACGCCGCTGTCCATGATTTTGCGGGCCGGCCTTCTGAAAATGAAGGGATCGCATCAGGATGTCAAGGATGCGGTGGAGAGCGCAGCGCGCATGGAGGTGTACAAACTCGAACGTGGATTGGGTTTACTCGCTTCCATCGCGGGTATCGCTCCTTTGCTGGGGTTTCTTGGAACAGTGACGGGCATGATTTCGGCTTTTCGTGTGATCGAAGTCAACGAAGGCGTTGTCAATCCGCAGATACTCGCTTCGGGAATCTGGGAAGCGCTGCTGACAACCGCGTTCGGATTGATCATCGGTATTCCGGCGTATTTCATGTACAATTATCTTTTGAACCGCGTCACCCGTTTCGTGTTCGAGACGGAAAACAGCTGCAATGATTTCCTTGACATTGCGCAGGGGGAGCAACGCAAGGCGCAGATCGCAGCCAAGCGTGCGCAGATGGCGCGTGAGGCACAGACACAGGGGCAGGCGCGATGA
- a CDS encoding HU family DNA-binding protein, which produces MDREQLVTALSERLEVPAHSIRVFLHAYFDTAKTLIRAGEVVDLGGLGSFEYIRDNSSGQIRYYSPLPRQTGTTVRMRREDFVVPLHAVTQVHTTNTTPVDVAEIVTEVLTPQPTVSLRRYGDRIDAFDDSAAEEADETELPLPSPSEEVAYAERDEAGEDEDSAFFSDASYEQYDDESEDAVHYATPSDWPDGSASEQPRSFAYEAASVHDTVPVSDGGKQHQAVEAAADVAAVSEVPNIVLAEETEHQDFSDGDSFYKNRDQLFHPPEKKTSRGLLIIAVLVTLCVLAIILYLVYSDAPVHELPGIDPSTGHYRQAPTLFHT; this is translated from the coding sequence ATGGATCGTGAGCAGCTCGTGACGGCGCTTTCCGAACGCCTGGAGGTACCCGCGCACAGTATTCGCGTCTTCCTCCACGCTTACTTCGATACGGCGAAAACGCTTATTCGTGCAGGTGAAGTGGTGGACCTGGGGGGCTTGGGCAGTTTCGAGTACATCCGGGACAACTCATCCGGACAGATTCGCTATTATTCCCCGTTGCCGCGGCAAACCGGGACAACGGTCAGAATGCGCAGAGAGGATTTCGTCGTACCGTTGCATGCAGTCACCCAGGTGCACACGACGAACACCACTCCGGTAGATGTGGCGGAAATCGTGACCGAAGTCCTGACACCACAGCCGACGGTTTCGTTGCGGAGGTACGGCGACAGAATTGATGCGTTCGACGATTCTGCTGCCGAAGAGGCAGACGAAACGGAGTTGCCGCTGCCATCTCCCTCGGAAGAGGTGGCGTACGCCGAACGGGATGAGGCAGGAGAAGACGAGGATTCGGCATTTTTTTCGGATGCATCGTACGAGCAATACGACGATGAGAGCGAGGACGCGGTCCATTACGCCACTCCGTCGGACTGGCCGGACGGCAGCGCTTCGGAGCAGCCGCGCAGCTTCGCATACGAAGCAGCATCCGTACACGACACCGTTCCTGTGAGCGATGGCGGGAAGCAGCATCAGGCCGTGGAAGCGGCCGCAGACGTCGCAGCCGTTTCAGAGGTACCGAATATTGTTCTTGCGGAAGAAACAGAACATCAGGATTTTTCCGACGGTGACAGTTTTTATAAAAACCGCGATCAACTGTTTCATCCCCCGGAGAAAAAGACCAGCCGTGGACTGCTCATCATCGCGGTGCTGGTGACTCTCTGCGTCCTGGCGATCATCCTGTACCTGGTGTATTCCGATGCACCCGTTCACGAACTGCCGGGTATCGACCCATCCACCGGTCATTACCGGCAAGCGCCAACCCTGTTTCACACATGA